From Sulfuracidifex tepidarius, one genomic window encodes:
- a CDS encoding glycosyltransferase — translation MMDPLVTIVVATKNSAKTVEKTMESISRLNYRNFEILVVDGNSTDDTLRIVDKFSSKYKIRVIEEKRKGRGIAYNRGVLESRGKYVAFLDSDAMVATPGWIDYAVSLMEKDEKIGVVFTKVFAPPDSSFMQKAIDAFLCKGFATANGAIYRREAVIKVGGFNVKMNYMQEDELLKKLTAAGYKYVVNTQDIIYHYHRNNLKSYIEQNIESAIGARMYREFTGESWVIKDGTMRVSAVLFVVLMSVSLAIFYPSLLLPFIGVIYLGILLKVNRETCEVYKWSKYTLGSPFLIFFSLLGYSIGFLTIKVDSGLNESDATIHPAV, via the coding sequence ATCATGGATCCTCTAGTAACAATTGTAGTAGCTACAAAAAACTCTGCTAAGACTGTAGAAAAAACAATGGAGTCTATTTCGAGATTGAATTACAGGAATTTTGAGATATTGGTAGTGGATGGAAATTCTACAGACGATACCTTAAGAATAGTTGATAAATTCTCCTCTAAATATAAAATCAGAGTAATTGAAGAGAAAAGAAAGGGCAGGGGAATAGCTTACAATCGGGGCGTTTTAGAGTCGAGAGGAAAATACGTAGCCTTCTTGGATAGCGATGCGATGGTAGCAACCCCTGGGTGGATAGATTACGCTGTTAGTCTAATGGAAAAGGACGAGAAAATAGGTGTTGTTTTCACCAAGGTTTTCGCTCCTCCCGACTCTTCGTTCATGCAGAAAGCCATAGACGCGTTCCTATGTAAGGGCTTTGCTACAGCTAACGGGGCAATTTACAGAAGGGAGGCCGTGATTAAGGTGGGAGGATTCAACGTAAAAATGAATTACATGCAAGAGGATGAACTTCTGAAGAAACTAACTGCAGCAGGTTATAAGTACGTAGTTAATACCCAAGATATAATTTATCACTATCATAGAAACAATCTGAAATCATATATAGAGCAGAACATCGAGTCTGCCATAGGAGCTAGAATGTACAGAGAATTTACTGGAGAGAGCTGGGTCATAAAGGACGGTACAATGAGAGTGAGCGCAGTCCTATTCGTTGTCTTGATGTCCGTAAGTCTTGCTATTTTCTATCCTTCACTCTTGCTCCCTTTCATCGGAGTAATTTACTTAGGTATTCTCCTGAAAGTAAACAGAGAAACGTGTGAGGTTTACAAGTGGTCAAAGTATACCCTAGGATCGCCGTTCCTTATCTTCTTTTCACTTTTAGGATATTCAATAGGCTTTTTAACTATAAAAGTAGACAGTGGTCTAAATGAATCAGATGCAACAATTCATCCAGCAGTATAA
- a CDS encoding DUF1616 domain-containing protein — translation MNQMQQFIQQYNTLCLEYHSSQDLLMIELYASLLTLPIILVLFYLFRNKIKSLYNRLWFYLFKNSILVSKRDRDTTFKGILIGIFIVMSVFSFGVIVIHAETKQGFSEMLLLNENGAVGGYTSNVIPGQLIEYNVLVENHEGKPMFYKLSVILQNSSTGDNETITSSYKVLSNNQQWKVPINFTVSNTGNYKIIFILYYYNSSESKFEKTNLFTQTFLTVK, via the coding sequence ATGAATCAGATGCAACAATTCATCCAGCAGTATAATACGCTTTGTCTAGAATACCATTCCTCACAAGACCTCTTAATGATAGAGCTATACGCTTCACTCCTGACCTTACCCATAATTCTTGTGTTGTTTTACCTATTTCGAAATAAAATTAAGTCATTATATAACCGTTTATGGTTCTACCTTTTCAAAAATAGTATTCTTGTTTCAAAAAGAGATAGAGATACCACGTTTAAGGGGATTTTAATAGGTATCTTCATAGTCATGTCAGTTTTCTCCTTCGGGGTTATCGTGATACATGCAGAGACAAAGCAAGGCTTCTCTGAGATGTTGCTTCTTAACGAGAACGGTGCTGTAGGAGGATATACGAGCAACGTTATACCAGGTCAATTAATCGAGTATAACGTTCTGGTTGAAAATCATGAAGGGAAGCCAATGTTTTACAAGTTGTCAGTTATATTACAGAACAGCTCTACTGGAGATAACGAAACCATAACGTCTTCATATAAAGTGCTTTCTAACAATCAGCAATGGAAAGTACCAATAAACTTTACTGTATCAAACACAGGTAATTATAAAATAATATTTATATTATATTATTACAATTCATCTGAGTCAAAGTTTGAAAAAACTAATTTGTTTACTCAGACTTTCCTTACAGTGAAGTAA
- a CDS encoding oligosaccharide flippase family protein, with protein sequence MSDNDPSKVGKRLASNYISLFKGRLLSHMIGFIGSIMVIRILMPQDYGILSLAMSLPYLLGSLGNGGVNIAVTRLVAKYSDDEFRVKKYISSGIAFDLLFGTALAIIGYFLTPFIFTTIYDKPSVIPYAQFASLFSIPYWGSSSIFQGILGLEMTEENSKMWIAHYTVQTVLGIGLALSFLRVYGVEIAYMLAYLAMIIYGMSLLIRKSLLTVPSLSFMKELITFGLPLTMTSISSVFGGIYSVSIVNRFFSIFEVSNFTASNKTGVVIDTLVNPLGYSIQPTLSKLDYSDKATVSTIINKIYKLNLIINLPVLIVLGYMSYPIIFILAGQSYTLAPLMLKLTVIRMIESNLLGYPVFNSVLTYAGKVRTVSKVNTLTQIIFSGLITVLVPLYGYWGYFVASWVDFIPSFIISFLALRDLIPSYKPPVKETAKAFLITSVVLSPLLYPSIIVVPFSFLFLIILFKLYSVTKVISKEEINVIMKAVDSSSLKVMSPLLKRVFSV encoded by the coding sequence TTGAGTGATAACGATCCCTCTAAGGTAGGAAAACGGCTTGCTTCAAACTACATTAGCTTGTTTAAGGGAAGGCTTCTCTCTCACATGATAGGCTTCATTGGATCTATCATGGTCATCAGAATACTCATGCCACAGGACTATGGTATTCTCTCCCTTGCTATGTCTTTACCGTACCTTTTAGGTTCTTTAGGAAATGGAGGAGTTAACATAGCAGTAACTAGACTAGTAGCTAAGTACAGCGACGATGAATTTAGAGTGAAGAAATATATTTCGTCAGGGATCGCTTTCGACCTGCTCTTCGGCACTGCACTAGCCATTATTGGATATTTTCTAACCCCTTTTATTTTTACAACAATTTATGATAAGCCGTCCGTGATACCATATGCTCAGTTTGCGTCCTTGTTTTCAATTCCCTATTGGGGTTCAAGTTCCATATTTCAAGGTATTCTAGGCCTTGAAATGACGGAGGAGAACAGTAAAATGTGGATAGCTCATTATACTGTTCAAACAGTTTTAGGCATAGGATTAGCGTTATCTTTCCTCAGAGTATATGGAGTCGAAATAGCGTATATGCTAGCTTATTTAGCCATGATAATATACGGTATGAGTTTACTAATAAGAAAGTCATTACTGACGGTTCCCTCTCTCTCCTTCATGAAAGAACTAATCACCTTCGGCCTTCCTCTCACAATGACTTCAATTTCCTCAGTATTTGGAGGTATTTACTCTGTTTCTATAGTGAACAGGTTTTTCTCCATCTTCGAGGTATCTAACTTCACGGCTTCAAACAAAACAGGAGTTGTAATAGATACCTTGGTGAATCCTCTAGGTTATTCAATTCAACCGACACTTTCAAAGCTCGATTACTCAGATAAGGCTACTGTATCTACAATAATTAATAAGATATATAAATTAAATTTAATAATTAATCTTCCAGTTCTAATTGTTCTTGGTTACATGAGCTATCCGATAATTTTCATACTTGCAGGGCAGAGCTACACATTGGCACCTTTAATGTTGAAGCTTACGGTAATACGAATGATAGAATCAAATCTTCTAGGATATCCTGTATTTAATTCTGTGTTGACATATGCAGGTAAGGTCCGAACAGTGTCGAAGGTTAATACGTTAACGCAGATCATTTTTTCAGGTTTAATAACGGTTCTTGTACCGTTATATGGATATTGGGGATACTTCGTTGCGTCATGGGTGGATTTCATTCCAAGTTTCATTATATCGTTTCTTGCTCTAAGGGATCTGATCCCATCTTACAAGCCTCCAGTGAAGGAAACTGCAAAGGCTTTCTTAATAACCTCCGTTGTTCTCTCTCCCTTGCTATACCCAAGCATTATAGTAGTTCCCTTTTCGTTTCTATTCTTAATTATTTTGTTTAAACTGTACTCAGTAACGAAGGTTATATCTAAAG